A genomic region of Candidatus Flexicrinis proximus contains the following coding sequences:
- a CDS encoding DDE-type integrase/transposase/recombinase, which produces MEREQTVFDTFVTRAAFPLHYVFADHWLLDVFVVDEATRSQPVRLWLTVLLDAYSRCVLGMTLLPEAPCIESIQQALQHALWPKTSHRSFGLEQDWVCYGIPQQLSLDNAWAHHSHSLESLARVLGQGGEYPSMDLLFRPPYKGRYGALVERFFGNLSQRVEQHLPGAIQSSHPRDVRQAARDARLLYTDVDRILHQLVLDYHHTPHTELNGLTPREQWLHGMAWTAAVVPRKPHSAAVVLALVAANPGVDVQRHSRLWYDLLVTGFTARGPRGSTGRTPPLPLPVRPARPQPNCAVSGVRVGRRFGGKGTASGGWVAALSQSVGACRPPPVGGWGRRT; this is translated from the coding sequence GTGGAGCGTGAGCAGACGGTGTTCGACACCTTCGTGACCCGCGCCGCGTTTCCGCTGCACTACGTGTTTGCCGACCATTGGCTGCTGGACGTGTTCGTGGTCGATGAGGCGACGCGCTCGCAGCCAGTGCGCCTGTGGCTGACCGTCCTGCTGGATGCTTACTCGCGCTGTGTGCTGGGGATGACGCTGCTGCCCGAAGCGCCGTGTATTGAGTCGATTCAGCAGGCGTTACAGCACGCGCTATGGCCCAAGACCTCCCACCGGAGTTTCGGGCTGGAACAGGACTGGGTGTGTTACGGGATCCCTCAGCAGTTGTCGCTGGATAACGCCTGGGCGCATCACTCGCACAGCCTGGAATCTCTGGCGCGGGTGCTTGGTCAGGGCGGCGAATACCCCAGTATGGATCTGCTTTTCCGTCCGCCATACAAGGGACGTTATGGCGCGCTGGTGGAGCGGTTCTTCGGCAATCTCTCGCAGCGCGTCGAGCAGCATCTACCAGGTGCGATTCAGTCGTCTCATCCCCGTGATGTGCGTCAGGCAGCGCGCGATGCTCGTCTGCTGTATACCGATGTCGACCGAATTCTGCACCAACTCGTACTCGACTACCACCATACCCCGCACACAGAGCTGAATGGATTGACACCTCGCGAGCAGTGGCTGCACGGGATGGCGTGGACGGCGGCAGTCGTTCCCCGCAAACCCCACTCTGCTGCGGTTGTTCTGGCGCTTGTCGCCGCAAACCCAGGTGTTGACGTCCAAAGGCATTCACGCCTTTGGTATGACCTACTGGTCACCGGATTTACAGCGCGCGGCCCGCGTGGATCTACAGGGCGAACGCCTCCGCTACCGCTTCCGGTACGACCCGCACGACCTCAGCCGAATTGCGCTGTTTCAGGAGTCCGAGTGGGTCGGCGATTTGGAGGCAAAGGAAC